The Pseudanabaena galeata CCNP1313 genome includes a region encoding these proteins:
- a CDS encoding IS630 family transposase, translated as MSSLTGNRVNPQKKTFHADKQESEAVKQLRLEYQLIMWAIETNNLVFIDESGTNLNMARTYARSKKGTRAHGCKPHNKGKNLTIIAAIAITGVIAALSFFGSNNAVTFLFYVTEVLVPQLNDTMVVVMDNLNLHCSDEVRTAIENTGAKLIFLPTYSPDLSPIEMFWSKIKSILRSIAPRTTEQLYDAITLAFNSVSDSDFFGWFYECDARTTLI; from the coding sequence TTGTCGAGCCTTACAGGAAATCGAGTTAACCCGCAAAAAAAAACTTTTCATGCCGACAAACAAGAAAGTGAAGCAGTCAAACAGTTGAGACTAGAATATCAACTGATAATGTGGGCAATCGAAACCAATAATCTGGTGTTTATCGATGAGTCAGGCACAAACCTAAATATGGCTAGGACTTATGCAAGGTCAAAAAAAGGCACAAGGGCGCATGGCTGTAAACCACACAACAAAGGTAAAAATCTGACCATCATTGCGGCGATCGCGATTACGGGGGTAATTGCGGCTCTATCATTTTTTGGCAGTAACAATGCGGTAACTTTTTTGTTTTATGTGACTGAGGTACTTGTACCACAGCTAAACGATACGATGGTCGTCGTGATGGATAATCTCAATCTCCACTGTAGCGATGAGGTCAGAACTGCGATTGAGAATACTGGCGCTAAACTGATTTTCTTGCCCACTTATTCTCCTGATTTATCACCGATTGAGATGTTTTGGTCAAAAATCAAATCCATTCTGCGTTCGATTGCTCCGAGAACCACTGAGCAGCTTTATGATGCTATCACTCTCGCTTTCAATTCTGTTTCCGATTCTGACTTCTTTGGCTGGTTTTACGAATGTGACGCTCGTACCACGCTCATTTGA
- a CDS encoding helix-turn-helix domain-containing protein, whose amino-acid sequence MQTGKAYSQDLRERVIAGYQKGKTTMKEVADRFAVSRSWVNNLVQRQKQTGSVAAKPHGGGAVAKVNATHYPILEAIIEGQNDITLLEISQRFAEKTEILVSQSTICRALQEIELTRKKKLFMPTNKKVKQSNS is encoded by the coding sequence ATGCAAACAGGAAAAGCGTATTCACAGGATTTGAGAGAACGAGTAATCGCAGGGTATCAAAAAGGAAAAACCACGATGAAAGAAGTAGCCGATAGGTTTGCAGTAAGTCGAAGCTGGGTCAATAATCTGGTACAAAGACAAAAACAAACAGGGAGTGTGGCGGCAAAACCCCATGGAGGAGGAGCAGTAGCCAAAGTCAACGCAACCCATTACCCAATCCTAGAAGCAATCATTGAAGGACAAAATGATATAACCTTGCTAGAAATCAGTCAAAGGTTCGCGGAAAAGACAGAGATATTGGTAAGTCAGTCCACGATTTGTCGAGCCTTACAGGAAATCGAGTTAACCCGCAAAAAAAAACTTTTCATGCCGACAAACAAGAAAGTGAAGCAGTCAAACAGTTGA
- a CDS encoding type II toxin -antitoxin system TacA 1-like antitoxin yields the protein MIDRAAEIQGKMPSEFMLESSYQKAQDVILDWAF from the coding sequence ATCATTGATCGTGCTGCCGAAATACAGGGTAAAATGCCCTCTGAGTTTATGCTTGAGTCATCATATCAGAAGGCGCAAGATGTTATTTTAGATTGGGCTTTCTGA